The following nucleotide sequence is from Trifolium pratense cultivar HEN17-A07 linkage group LG2, ARS_RC_1.1, whole genome shotgun sequence.
TTTCACACTTTGTAAGAAAAATCAGTGAATAAGTCtaccattatttatttatttattttatttatttatttttttgaaaacataaGTTTACCATTATTAGCCTCCTTACTTCTATAAAACTAGAGTGTACGATACATTTACAACAATGTTAGAACTCATTCTCCCAAAGGAGCTGTTAAATAGACCTAGTGAcaacaaataattcaaaaatcaaaacaaacaaaaacgaCTAGTGCATTAATAGATTAAACGTTACACTCAATATCTACCTATGTACCTTAATGTTAGAAATGTTCTAATTTTACTACTTGTCTATTGATATGCATTCATTAACAACTAACAATAACGCACTgcttctccttaaaatctcagATTTATTTCTCTCTGGTATCAATTTAAATGaactaatttagttttttaaaaaataaataaaaaagttaacgCAGTGTTACAAACAAATTGAAAGGCATCTGACACAGATCTGGGGAGGGGCAAGAGGGGGCTTGGGCCCCTCCTCCTCTTGTTCATTACCTCTTTCTAAGAATAGTAGTATTATGAACATATATGCAGCCGTGTGAAAGTGTTGGCTTTgtctatattttaatattaaataatatgtcCTTTTTAAGGCTTATAACATATATGTTACGGctattaatttctttaaaaaatgttaaagcCGCTAAATAGTACAGTAGTATATATTGAGCATATTTAtctattataatattttaagcaTTATAACATTTCAATCAAATGAATGAGCTCGGTTATTAAGTTTCTGTTAAGAAGAATCATTTGAAAgaaatcaagtttaatttttagaaggaataattttttgtcggGTATTACTTATCTTATTGCCGAATTTCATAGTACCAGCTTTATTCTCCTGGagaattaccaaaaaaaaatattattgtattttatttaacattttgaTATTATATTTTTCGTCCGGTATCTTATAAATTTTTGGATCCGTCTAAGAGCATACACTCTTACGAACCAATAGAGCATAGTAAAGTACATAATCTGAATTAACATAATCTCTGAATTGCTGGATCGATGTCTTCGGGTATAACAACAACAACGCAGTGGaatttctttaacaaacatGACTTCATTGTTCTGCTTGATAAAACTAGAGAACAATGAAAACATCATGTATCCATCAAAATTTGAGAGACACTGGTTTTCAAACAATTTGTGCACCTTTAAAGTGATTTCCACTATAGTCATTTTTCAAATCCTTACGGTTCATATTTTTCTATACCATAAAAATGTATCAACTGAAAAATTTATCTTTACAGTATTGATTTTCTTCATTGTGAAACGAAATCCATGTTTAAGCACTATTCATTTAGTAAACCCTAATCCAAATAacgtcactttttttttaagtttttttttttggttaaaaaaataaagtaaataagcCTATCGTCTTTGTTAAATAAGCCTATAGTATTTACATATTGtttctaaaagaaaaattgtatttCAATTAAGTTACTAAATTTTGTCGTTAGTAGTGAATTAAGCTTATGTGAGAggttataaatttcaaataaattaattttttcaaggatttattaaagaaaatacATATAGCCCATAACACCAACAAAAGCatgatatatataaatttagGTTTTTGTATGTACCAAAAACCCTAGGGGAGGTACAGTGCAGAAAAAAGAGATTTAACATCAGACAAAACAAGTTTCACGTTGGTTTTGTACGCGATAGGATCGCATGTGATGTGGTATATCCACCACATTTCACATCGGTTAACCAATATGATAagtatattttagtattttacacATCAGCTTATTAATTCCCCAATATGagattgtatttttattttttttacttggaTGTCAACAAGCAAACAACCGAGTTGACTTCTCTCATTTACAAtcataaataagggcataaggcAACACCACAACAAGATCTCcggaaataattaaattaaaccacaaaagtttaaaaaatctaaaattatatgaataatTTCTCATACTAGAAGAGCATCTTTACTCGCTGCTACTAGTATTTGCTGATTCATAAGCAGATAAGCTTACTCACTGCTACTAGTATTTGCTGATTCATAAGCAGCATCGGCAGAAGATGTGTCCATGTCATGGAGACCTAATTCTTCATCTTGCTCCCATGTCCTCTCATATTCCTCAACTGGAGACACCGTGTTGATAAAATTACCAAAACAGAAAACAATCAaacattaatatatattaagatGAAGCCTGAAGAACTATGCAGCCAAGTAAAGATCCCTACACCACAGTCACATAATAGTAATACATTCAACAACTAGAGATCATCAAATCtataaaattcataaatgaataaaaaattatttcaacagCAATGCCCTCTCAGAATGACATGAGCCATAGTTATATGATCAAGCTAATTAgaagttaaaacttaaaacccCATCACACCTAACAAGCAAACTACATAGAAGGCAATTAAACCAAATGGATATGAATATACTTTTTCATTATTAATCTTCCTTACTCCTTAGTCCTTACATAGAAAACATAGGAAGCtataatatcatcaataaatAAAACTTTGATCAGATGAAGCAGAATACCCTAGTTTGTGTGCAATGGAGATGGGCCCCAGGACAAAACATATTCAACATCAAACATGGAAACTAATTGCAGTAAGCAAAACTTGTAGTCTGTGGGTGTTGAAGAAAAACTTACACATTaattgcttgtcgtcttttagATCATCAGTTGCAGGTGCTATGAAAGAATTTGCCAATGCATCATCAAGAATTAAAGTCCAAGGTTTTTCCAAGCTAAGAAGCTGCAAAAAATGAAAAGCAGATAAAAATAATGATGTCAAAGACCATGCAGCTAGGGTGAGCCAAATATAATTGATATACATTGCAATTAGAAATTTAGAATAGTCATTACACATTACACAATAGGTATACATAAAAAGGTCAAAACCTGCGCGGGGGAGGCATATGCTCATCCCCCCATGTAAACCAAATATATTATACAATCATGTGTACCTTGTTCAGCCTGGCCCCAAAGTCAAGCCACTTGCTTCTACTATGTTCATCAAGACTGTCTCCAAAAGTAAACCCATGGACCCTCTCAAGACCTGTAAGTGtgtaaatttaatattaaacatCTTGATGAAAGGAGAACAACTTGAAATCCCTCTTGACAAATCATTTTGACATTAATGTGTGTGGGAagagagagacagagagagagggagagagtgagagagagcatactttcactaatttttttaattaaacctTCAACAGTTGTAACAACTCCTCCTAAAGTGCCACTTGCCAACTCCAAGTCAAGTTCAGGCACTTGTACGCTAGCTGTATCAGACTAATGAAACCAAAAAACGACGAAGTTAATGCTTTGAATAAAAGAATTAATAGACAAATATAACAAGTATACATGGAAAGATATAAAGCATATTTATAGACGTCcaatcacataaaatattgtttaaatGGCCAGGCAAACATAAAATGAACAGCAGGCCCGTGAACAAAAAGTGTGAAGAGAGGACTAATTTACAACACCGAAAAATCATGTTCAGACTCGTCTTCAATGGAAACTTGAAAGGACTATTTAAGTATCATAACAACATTGATCAAAAACAAGTATGATTACAACTATTACCCCGAGTACATCATTGCAAACAGTGTATTAATGTATCAGAAGAGCATTATTTGACTTGACAAACCTTTATTACATCACGGTTTAGGTCGTTAACATTTTTCACATGAAGAGTCATCTTTTTTCCTTTCTCTGCAAACCCCCCACCCGCTTTCAACTGCATGATGAACAATAATTATTGTAGCCCagagagaaagaaataattACACACATGAAATCAACATATACCTCAGAGTTTCGGTAACCACAAACATCGCAAGTGAATGCCATAATGATTCCTTTTTTGAAGTACGGAATATCTATACATCATTAAGCTTAACAAAGTTTATAGATGAACTAATAAGACACGTTTCTCATGCCAACtcttaaaatagtaaaataacaTTAACAAATTGCAAAATAATAACTGAAGGACGACCCTTCAAATAAAGGCAAAACACTGTTAATAATAAACCAAAAGGGAAATATAAGAGATGCTAAAAGGATACCAATTTCAAACATTCGAGTTTCACATCCACCGGCACAACCAGCATAACAAGTTGTTGGGAAAGTCATCACCTGccaataaaataataagcaCCACAAAAACATTGAATGttcaaaaaaacacaaaaaaaggaaagaaaaccCCCGCAGCAGTCGGTAGCATACAGTTCAGCATTACATTACATACCTCTTCTGGTGTACTATATCGAAATAAGGCTTCTGCAATCTCTGCACTATTACTCTGTGCAATGGCTCGGTGACCTGCTGCTGCCCCTACAGACCCGTGTGGTTCTCCCTTCACTTGGTTGGAAACTTCTGTTAGTGCTTCATCTGGAGTTCCTCCAATTTGTGTAACTTGATATCCCAATGATGCTTGTTTCTCAGGAGTTCGatcataaaattttattgtCATTGACGGATCAGATGACGGAGCAAACCTATTcacataattataattatagttATACCCTACATATAGATATAggaatacacacacacacacacacacacatgcatGCTTAGGACTCTACCTCACTAATAAATTAAAGGTTTGATTTACAATAAAGGATTATAACATGCAGCGTGCATTGATTTGAATATACATATAGgaatatacacacacacacacacacatgcatGCTTAAGACTCTACCTCACTAATGAATTAAAGGTTTGATTTACAATAAAGGACTATAACATGCAGCGTGGAATGATTTGAAGAGCATCAATCCAATACAAATGAAGCTCGGTTTTCTTATCTTTAAAATGACCTTCTACTCATGTTCAAACATTTTTTGATTTAGTACACTTTCTATGACTTTTACTCCTATTCAAACATCCTTGATTTAGTACCCCTTCTATCACTTTTACTCCTTATATGTAagttatatatttcattttgtttgttgtttacttttagaaaaatatccTACCCTTTTCTTTTGTAATATTTTCTTCTCTAACAAGTTATTTTCATCCACACAATaacaaaattcacaaaaataTCTCTTACGGATTTTCAACAAAGCTATTTCCAGCAGGATCGTCAAGAACAAATGTAAATGATGATTCTCCTGCGCAACAGGCTCGCAACTTCACCAAAAATTGATCTATTGCTTCAGCTGTCTCCGGAGCAACATTCTATGATGTCAAAGATATAAAACTAAGTCAGTAAAAGAGAAACTTATACCAAACAATAATAAGGGCAGTTCTTGTCGATGGCAGTTCATGGCGCCTCAATAGCAGATTATGGCAGAAAAACCAACCATATCAACCGATATTCGATAAAACTAAATATATGACAAAAACAAATAGTACCTTGCATCGTTCTTGAAGTTCATCAGCAGCTCGCATCAGTATCCCTTCTACCTATAATTACACCAGAAACACTATAGTCACATCATATGAGGGGAAAATGTTTAACTAATCATAGCTTTAACCCAAATCTTCATAAAATACTTGAAATTAGAGCTCTAGCACCgacaattatatatatgtggACATTATCCTTGCTACAACAATAACAAGTAATAATTTTGTACAAATAAATGTAAGCCAAAATCAACTACAGGGTGTAGACTGTAGAGGTATTCACTGGCAAATCAAGGGGGCAGATAACAATTGAGATAAAttgaagtatatatatatatatatatatatatatatatataccgtTGACAGACTGCCACGCCGAGCCTCTGATTGAATCTCAAAATCCAACTCCGGTATCTGCAGGAACATTCACACAGTTAAACTAAAGCACAATTACAAAGTATTGAACATCATTATCCGCAAGATCAATTTACTACCTTGATGGTAGCATGTTCTGATTTTACCACTTGTCTGTTGAGCATCTGCatcaattaaaaattatgagTAAGCACTCTTACTCTTACAAAACATAATCCAAAATAGAGCGTAGTAAAGTAGATAATTTGAATTAGCATAACCTCTGGATTGCCTGATGAGATCTTCAAGGTGTAAGAGCAACAACGAGTTGGAATTTCGTCAACATACATTACTTCATTATTCCTAATTCACAAACAAAGACCCGAGTGATACAAAAAGTTTAAGGTTTTGTTTGTTtatcaaaatgaaaattacTTATATATCTTAAAAAGCTACcccagtagtagtagtaataataataataataataatcactcaagccactaggtttggtctagggatttgagtagtatgttataggtcgtGGGTTCGatcccagctcattgtaaaccaaaacaataaaataataataataataatcactcTTGATAGATTAGGGAAGCAACTTACTTGTTGCAACAATGAGGACAATCGAAAGCGGACAACCAAATCTGCATATTAGGCACAATCATTTGATAGAAATAAGAAAATAGATAACAAAATAAGGTATTTAGCATGATAATAATGAGAGAAagattaaaaatagaaacaagaGAAATTTCAAACATTTGGGAAACATACCTTTCTGAAGTGAGGAATGGAAGTGATGAAGGAATTTGTAGTGCCCTGAAACGAAAGAGACATGGGAGAATTTGAAGTGagatgaaaataaaacaaacaaagttCGGAAAATACAATACAGTTAGAGAGAAAGTGAGAGTACGTTTTCGCCGCAATGCATGCATAAGCTTTCAAAGCTTTGAAAGGTTTCGCAGTTAGAGAGAGGGGCGCCAAAAAGTGCTTCAACCATCTTGTGCCGGCACCGATCGAAAGAGACAAAACAATAAAAGGTTAGGTTAGGTCTCTGGAGTCTGGACAAAGTAAGACGATAATAATTGTTAATTGACTGCTCAAGCAAAATCCAcactctctctatatatataatatatacacaCGAATAAATAGATCAAACAACcctgaccaaaaaataaaatagatcttttttcaaagaaaaaatatatatatttcaaagaaaaaatagatattatattttttcagaagaaaaaaatagatacAATACAAATATCTTATGTGCTTGGTGCACATAAGATAACAACTgtgataataatattttattaaattatgtttttttgtaAGGTTATCAAAACTGGACTGGACCGatcggtcggaccgtgaactggtcatgaaaacggttcggttatGAGCAAAAATTGGATAGGAAACAAACCGGCAAAAAAACGCATGAACCGGTTTTGAACTGGCGAACCGGTCGACACGGTCCAAGCGGTTCTgcagaattttaaaaaaaaaaaaaaacagggcaaaatgacgtcgttttaacttttttttttaaaaaaaaaaaatcttaaacaaAACAACACGTCGTAGGAATAtgaaatgtttattttttatcgtaggaattgatttttttgaaaGCAGTATATTGTCAATTGATGTTATGGTgctattttatgttattgaatttagtttattatataatttctaatttgatttgaattataaattttattttattttgacttgtgatattttatctttttaatgtgtgattGTGAAATAtcgagcaattattcatatatttttatttatatattaattaaaatatatatatttaattaaaagcGGTTCGACCCCGTTGAACCcgatccgaccaattgaaccttgaactggtgagctcgccggttcgataatcgttccggttctgacaaccttatttttttacaccgtttataataatatgataaaacatACAGTATATAATATTTAGATAAAAAATGAATCTTGTAAAATAATTAactttttcataaattattttgcaataatttataattataaaattttaaaacactCAATAATTTTATAGAATTCTAAATCAATTGCAATATTTAACACCACTAGATAAATAATTgcaatattttttcataaaaattatgggtaagtaaataattttattttattatatatgttaagtaagctaaaaaataaaaatattagtttaatttgttataaaattcaggttaatattcattttttgtactttttaataatttttcttttttacgcaataattattttactttattggtagccttataatttttaataattattttattttgcggGTAACATTGTATATAATAAATGAATGTATTACCATCAGTAGCTTTAAGGCTCCCATCTAAAgcacaaaattattaaattttagagtttgattatatttttggtCCTTTTAAATACTAGTAATTTCAAAGTTACCCTCTGTCCTGTATGaagaattcaaaatattttaacaaaatgatattGCAAAGGAATCGTTGCCATCTAAGAAAGGTTGCAAAAGCTAACCTCTAGGGTGAAGCAATTTCTGTGCAATATGCTCGTCAGGGACGAATCTAGAAACTAATCGAATAGGGGGCTGatcattttttaataagaaatattacataaaatttaattgtaatttatatgaatagggatcaaattataccaatataaaattattttacactgatTTATTTATCGCaattaatttacactataagtatacatacaaattaataataattatatataaaaaacaactttaaaGATATAATATATACACCATTGGGGTGGGAGGGAGGGGCCGAAGCCCACCCTTGCCACCCCTTAAATCCGTCCCTGATGCTGGTTACATGTTGTATACATGtgtgtaaaatataaaattgataataGGTTATACAAAATTTTCTAGgggaaatagtcattttagtTCCTTAATGTGCAGCTCGCTGTCATTCTGGTCCCTGCCTAaagaaaaaatactatataGTCCCTGACTCTGTAATTCGTTAGTCACTTTGGTCCCTTACATTAAAATTGACCgttaactttacaaaaaaacttatgtGGCATTTTTTTAGGACATGTGGCACGCTGAGTAGACATAAATTGGACAAATAACCTGATGATATAGCCAGGGACCAAAACGAAAGTAAACACCAAATTTTCTCAATTTAAATCCCTAAAATCCTAGAtctcattgtttttctttgttgttgtttgttgtttttcttttatgttttcatcttctatattgttgttgttcttcaATTTATTGGGAAAGGAACTAGTAAAATTTTGGCATTGATTAAGGAAAGGTTGCACAGTGAAGCAAATAGAAACTGTGTTGGAACATTTTAATTGATTGATGATATATCTATTCAATGCATTTGAGCCCTGTTATGcgcattaaaaaaatcattcatcaaaatcatttgaGCACTGTTGTTGAATAAGTGCATGCCAACCACAAAAATAGCAGCAGCAATTGCAACAAGAACAACGACGACGACATAATTTACATGTCGAGTTTACCCATACAAAATGTGTTAAGGTAAAAACTCGATTCTGACAAGTAACAGAAGTTTTTGAAAGGCATGGCGCCATTGCCTTGGATATGCTTGTCTTTGAATTGAGAAATTCTCTTGGAAAAATATGGAGAAGACTCAAAGTTGATCTACGATCTTGCTGATGAATGTTTTACTAGTTCCTTTCGCCAACAAAGTTTAGCTCATTTCTTAATCAGCTTTTTTTTCTACATCACTCTTTTTTCACTGCAACCTTTAACCTCTCCTTAATCTGTGCCAAAATTTTACTAGTTCTTTTCCCCAAACAAATTGAAGAACAACAACAGAGAAGAAAAATCGGATTTGGGATTTAAAtggataaaatttattttttactttcattttgGTCCCTAACCATATCATTACACCACTTGTCAAACTTATGCATATTCAGCGTGTCATGTGTCCCAAAAAAATgccacatcaattttttttgtaaacttaACGGTTAATTTTAACGCCAGAGACCAAAGTAACTAACAGATTATAGAGTCAGAGactatatagtatttttttcttcagtcagggaccaaaatgacaaCGAGTTGCACattgagggactaaaatgactatttcccCTATTTTCTATAATTCctcgtaaaaaaataaaatctacaaTTCCATTTTGACAGCACTACGCACGCCACTGATTATACATGACACCAAAGTTCATTTATTTGGTTGAAAACCAAAGATTTTGTCCATTGAACCACCATACTGACTTTATAATACCGACACATAAATATATTATACAtcttatatgatttttattctcagataaaattttgaataaaattatttattttttgttttacatgGAATGACTAACCTATGTTGGATTGACTAAGCTCTAAGACCCATCGCTTATAAATTTGAGGTCAATGACCTAAAAGACAGATGACGAGAGAAAAATTTAGGCAAATCTGGCTAATaacaaaaatcatttaaaagGTTTGGTAAAATTCATTTATGCACATGACTCACTTTGATTTAACAAGCGGTGTTCACTTGAGACTTTGGGGTATGCTACTCTTAAGATCTCATGTCTCGTTCCTTTTGTGCTAATTTTGGTCTAATTTATGCATAGCTATACTTTGACTTTAAATAAGACCCACAAGTGAACGGTTAAATTTCTCAGTTGCTTTTTGACTAAATgccaagttttcaaaaataaaataaaaatcgtGGAAACACAACAGAAATTTATTTAGATATAtgttaaaattagaaaaaaagaaaaaaaaacaactaagaTTAGGATAATGTATTTAAAAGGTTTGCAATAAAATtcattgattttaaaatatataataattgtgGGCACATGACCCAATTGGATTGAACAAGAAATGTTCACTTGAGATTTTGGGGCATGTTCTTTTAAGATtttagggggtgtattggattgatattttgtaagttttttttttgttaaattttttttgaagattttaaaagattttacgggattgtaattatttttgagatttttttgaaagactttttacaatctAGATATtccaatttgaattttgatgaatttATTACACATATTTTCAAGATTTCAAAAGACTTTAAGGATTTATAAGATTTATTAGATTTATaaagtttctaaaaataaacttttttctATAGGTAAAAAAAgaacgaatataaaaaaacgtaaaaaaaataaataaatttgattcatcttttatattataagcttgtatacacaagcaaatcttaaaccctaattttttttctctattttccctccattttatcttacaatttttattaaaaaataatacaattttgtcttgactaggattcgaacctgcAATCCTTCAATGGgtggcaatatttccaaccattatggc
It contains:
- the LOC123910585 gene encoding zinc finger protein ZPR1 homolog translates to MVEALFGAPLSNCETFQSFESLCMHCGENGTTNSFITSIPHFRKIWLSAFDCPHCCNKNNEVMYVDEIPTRCCSYTLKISSGNPEMLNRQVVKSEHATIKIPELDFEIQSEARRGSLSTVEGILMRAADELQERCKNVAPETAEAIDQFLVKLRACCAGESSFTFVLDDPAGNSFVENPFAPSSDPSMTIKFYDRTPEKQASLGYQVTQIGGTPDEALTEVSNQVKGEPHGSVGAAAGHRAIAQSNSAEIAEALFRYSTPEEVMTFPTTCYAGCAGGCETRMFEIDIPYFKKGIIMAFTCDVCGYRNSELKAGGGFAEKGKKMTLHVKNVNDLNRDVIKSDTASVQVPELDLELASGTLGGVVTTVEGLIKKISESLERVHGFTFGDSLDEHSRSKWLDFGARLNKLLSLEKPWTLILDDALANSFIAPATDDLKDDKQLMFEEYERTWEQDEELGLHDMDTSSADAAYESANTSSSE